The Belonocnema kinseyi isolate 2016_QV_RU_SX_M_011 chromosome 1, B_treatae_v1, whole genome shotgun sequence genomic interval GTTGAAAGCTACAATTAAGCGATAATCGTTAATTTTGATTGAGTGtgtagtagaaaaaaattattaattttcaaaaataagaaagaaaagtaattaaactttcatccaaatagatgaatttgtaatcatGAGCAaatgagaaattttgaaagaaatattaaatagtttaattttcagttagaactattaatttgcaaacaggaaagaagaattttcaataaaatatttctattaaaagtgtgaattctcaattaacatgaatcttcgaccaaatcaattgaattttcagcaaaccaGTTCGAAtttccaccaagtagttgaatttaaattaaaaagaattttcgacaaaagtataatagttaatatttcaaccaaaagatcaatattaaaaaatatctgaatccTTAACAAAAGCATATTATCAatcttcaatcaaacagttgtattttttaccaaaaaagataaaacttccagaaaaacagatgaattttcaataaaatagacgaatttttgacaaggaACATACATTTGtaataaagaagataatttttctatcaaagaagacgaattttcggcAATATGCATGCATTTTCTGTAAATTActtgcatttcaaataaaaaagtttaattttcaagttaaaaagatgaattcgcttAAAGTAGTTgaatatatgtgacgtgcgccggaGAAAGGGGCTttctctgaaaagtgagatttttcaggacgaACCAGGCTCGGTCAACTACGTGGGAAATAAATGGTGAAAGTCAGCGCCATttgcgatgggcaggagaactacAGAAGCATGCATGTATGGTCGCTATATATGTGCATGTTCCTTCCTTAGATGTGTtgactagtaaaataatttaagaaaaaaggatgaatggacaaaattaaggaaacaagaaacttaaaataagaaataaaagataattatcattcaatttctcattttacgtttctcatttacttaattttgcttttatttttttattttaagtagaaaaagataattaagaGACGAATTAGGCTATGCAtacgtatgaatttttattttttctgaagcagaGTTGACCCGTGacatacagtttttttaatatgttacaaCCACACCAGTTTGCGTTTTCAAGATATCCTTTTCATTGAAGTGATACCGGCACACGAAAAACCGTTTTGAGGTTATGGTCTCATACGATGACAGCACCAGACAAGAGGTGACAGTAACAAatgacaacaaacaattttccgTGCACGCGCTTTTTACGCCAATTTGCGCCATTACACGTATATCTGTATCTTTGTAAACCCCagtcatttttgtgaaaattaataaatccaTACCCATTTGCAGTTATGAAATTAAGAcctcatttttcaaaacttctttaggttttttattaatttaaaaattgcggttAATTGTATTAATATACTACTTTTAACTGTGTTACGTTTTTCATTAGTTAGGCAGTGGAAATCCAAATTGAAACGTCAACATGAATAAGAACATATGTTACATTCTAAAGCCGCTAGTGTTTTGATAATTGATAACGTAATCAGTAAATTGAACGAAAAGGCAGATCAAGATGCGTATACACAGCATTCTCCACCTCAGAAGGACACTTCAAATTCGAACGTATATCATTTAGGTTCAGGAAAACCCCTGCCATTCAATGCAACATCAGCTTCGTGTATATCGATGACATTGTAGTTTTTGTATCCACATCACAAAAACATAATCAAAATGTAGTCACCATCTTTGAAAGACTGAGACAGTCTGGATTGAAACTGCTGCCCGATAACTTGAGTACTTTGTACACGTCATCGCCAAAGACGGAGTTAAACCTAACGCGAAAAAACTTGAGGCTGTCACGAATTTCAGGAGGCCCTGCAATGCTACAGAAGTAAAAACCCTTTTGGGACCTGCTCGTTATTATCGGAAGTTCATTAGGGATTTTTAAGCAACGCCAAACCGCTAACGGAATTAACGAAAAGCAAAGTGAATTTTGattcgaaaaaaagaattatattatttatccGTCTTAAAATATCACCATTACAAGAAAGACTTCACCTTGACTAAAGATGCAGAAACAACTGACGGAACTTTAAGTGAAAGTGAACATGACTTATCCGTGGAACCAAGCAGTCCTGCAGGTTGACACTTTAGCATTAAACAACTAGTTATGAATGCGGTTGATGAATTAATATCTTACTTTACGAAAGTGATACAGTCCTAAAACTGAACGCCACAATTATCACcacaaaatttcattcttttaccGCTCTTCGACGAGATTAAGTGGCTAACCCTCCTCGACGAAATGAGTCAAAAGTGCAAAAACCGAAATTTAGTGAGAGCACGTTTCCATGCAATAGATTCTCTCATAATTAATTCGCGAATATCACGGTATCATGGGTGCATACCAAAAGCAGAAGCAATAATACTCGACGCGCTTTTGGAACAAaatggaaagataaattttgatatttttggccAGCTATCCATCTCACAACGACATCACCAATATATCATATTATTGCAGAATCAGTTGAAAAAATACCTCCTGTTTATACCTATAAAAGACAATACATCTAAGTCAATTATTATAGAACTTCTCGAACATTATATTTAAACCTTCTCTTCGCCAAAACACATACTTACTGACCAGGGTAGTAATTTTATCTCGGAACtaatactaaatttttgaaacttctttaaaatcaatcaGTAGTTTAGAAACAGTATATGATGTAGTAAAAGATCTTATTAAAATGGCAATGGAAGAAAATCACAACcattaagacaaaaattaaaaatgtatagtaatGGAGTACAATACGTCAGTGCATGAGAGTACAGGATTTATATCGTTCAAATTAACGTTTAACCACCAGTTTAAAACACTCAGACTAGCCTCACTATGGAGAGAGCGCCATGAGAAGTACATCAGTAAAgcgaaacgaaaaaaatgagaaacaaaaGCAAAACCTCAAGGAGATTCAAGATAAACATATAGTTCCCCTCAAACCATATTCTATATCAAATATATGGTTCTAAACTTTAATAATCGCAAAATATCAAAGTCAGATGCAGACTGGCTAGGCCCTGTCACAATAGTGGAAATTAGAAACACGTACATTATACCATACTTTTAAACAATGAACAAGTACAGGTTCACGCcaatcaattgaaataattttaccactgatattgttaaaaatatgacaaatatttctcaaatcaatattagttaaactatgcaagatcgGCCTTTGCCCCACTACCACCCTTCAACTAGCCCTTAATCGAGTGTTTGTTTCTACGGAGCAGCAACCCCCAGAATCTAATGATTAATTCATATTGTGGATTAAGTGATTAGTTTAGGTGAGAAATGATAAGTTATggttaaatgataaataaattatactgTGAAACTCCACATTATCACAATTTGCCATTAATTTAGTTTTATGAACCTTGAATCCTtatctagaggaatcaaaacagAGCACGTGGTAGATAAGTGGATTTAGTTCGCTGGTGCTTGCTCTCGTTACCTTACCAATACCTGATCATTCTGTCTCTCTCAGTGCGTGTTATTTCCCTATCTTAAATGATCTGTTGCATTTTGgcttaaattttaaagtcttatAAATAGCTTGGTGGAAAATCTTTTCACCGTCTTTCTTCTACTAATTCTTGTTTTTAAAGATATTGTTTAAACTCctggtttaaaaatcgttttctttaatcaatttatatactatttaaataaaatttattctgtGTAAAAGTAAGATGAAATAGAATCAACGTGACCAAACATTTGGAGTAAAGTTGAGTTGCTGTGCCTTGCTCTATATCCGAACCCATCAGATCTTGAAAAGTAAGCTACaaactaatgaaattaaaaataatccgcTGTCCATAGCTGCTCATgcgattttcttttcatttccaatttaactgttttgaaaagaatcaaaaatttgttaagcACTGCACATTCTTATTAGTCACCGCGAAAACCcccatataataaattttaaaatcaatcgaaaatttatttagcgtactcgtccaccatattggcCATCTTTTACGATTTGGTCCCACATAACAGCGTAAACTATCAACACACCAGCATAGTTTGCTAACTCTGCGTTTGATCTGTCATAGACACCGGATTAAATCTGTACTTCTTGCGAGTAGCACCTCTGAGCACTGTAAAAATACCCCGAACATAAAAATCAAATGCAGCGAGACACGAAAACAGTAGCGATAAGCAACGAGGCACGTGTCAGTTATTATAGATGTCATTGTCAGTTCGCTCCTATAATTTCATGGCTAATAAAGATCAGTTGTCAGTTCGCAGTCACGCAGTTTAAAACTGAGTTATAACTATGTGTCACTGCAATTGTTTAAGTGCGGTTTACTTGAATTTATACACTGAACTATCATTGTACTTTTTTAGGGGTGGTAGATAACAATAACAACGTTGATAAAGTTGGTTGTGCGCAGGAGGGTTAAGGAAATTATACTTGTTCAAACAATGCAAAATTACTTGAGAAGCAGTTGGGAATTTGTCACTTGCTAAGGTGGGTTGTAGAAAGCAGAGGAAAAGGATTCTAAATTGATATAAGACGAAGGTAACTGAAGATTCTGAGATATCCAAAAGTAAAACAGTGGGAGAGATCTTTAGCCAAATAGTAGCTGGAAAAAACAACTAATTGCTCTGAGTGAGGTACTTGACAAAAGAAATGTAATACCCGCTAAACTTACCTCCCTTCGATAGCCAGGCAATGACCCCAGAACCGATTTCGCGTTGCTTTAGGGCCGTGCTTCGGTGTCCTGCAATTTGTACTAACTTGTCCTTCATCGCCCTCTACTGCCCAACCAAGATGTGTGCGTAAAGGGCTCGTCGGCTTGTCATATCTTGGTTAGGCTTGATCAGCCACCGCAGCCGTTTTTCAGGTTTCCTTATCAGGGCCACACCTCCATCGGGTTATGGTCCAGCTAAGACAATCGCAGATCTCTGCCGTGAGGCTGTAGCACTGGTAGCTGTATTATTTTCcaaccttctttttttctttacacGAAAAAACACCCATACCACCTTCAGGTGTTCTGTATGGAGCAGTATTATAGCCAACTTCTTCTTCATCTTTGCATATGCTTTCAGATTGTATTGCACGTTATTTCTCACATTGACTGCCTGCTTGATAGCTGCGAACAGTTTACGCCTACCCTCAGGGGCGACTCTAACCTCAAGGAGCACATCTTCACTCCGCGTTTGCCTTAAACTTGAGGTAGGATTAAATTTCCTATACTCTCTCTTCGGAGTGGATAGCGCTACCGCAGCGGTGCAGATTCTTTACCTCTTTGGTTTCAGTGTAGTAGTGTTTGGCTTAGGAAGACTAATGGTGGGCTCCCTAACTCTGTTTCCATGATGGGACGCGGTAGTTTCCATAGCATATTGGTCCGTCTGAAATCCTTTTCTGGCCACCAagccttcccagtgggcacaaaatttggcgacgtttttacgacatcgttacgacacatttacgacatctttacgacatccaatgtccatgtcgtttcggtgtccttgcgatatcgtaaagacatcgtcagatcgtacgacttatttacgatatcgtaaagacaccttaacgacatggacataggatgtcgtaaagttgtcgcaaagatttcgtgacgatgtcgtaaagacgtcgccaaacttggTGCCCACTGGGCTTCTTCTTTCCTTACATCTTTCACTACTTTCGCCTTTACCATAAAAAAcctaccataaaaaatatttttgtagtgtgtacaaaatacttaaattcattcgaattgtttatcaattatttaagttaATCAATAATagcgaattttcaagcaatatatAATTGAAGGGACACACTGCATATGAGCGGAAGtgccaaaacacgaattttacagGAGAACTAAAAAACTGTCCAACTTTcacgcaaataattttaaacaaatgaaatgcaAAAAACTTTTGGAGGTACTGTCAGGCTCGCAAAAatagaactttaaaaaacatAACCATGTTCGAGAAAACCCTGGTCAAAAATCGAAAAGCACCATGAACattcaattttgacacataagAAGTTGCGTAGCtgttcaattgtttaatttaagaGAAGAACAAGAAAGGAATTTTGAGTTATTGCTTAGCTCTATTGAATCACAAAAAGAACGCTTTGAAAAAGATAACCATGTGCCACAAAACCCTGGTCGAAGATCACAGCGCTCCAGAAAGCtttaattttgacacataaaatgttccgtaattgtttaattttttgatttaagagtAACACACAAAAATACTTTCGAGCTATTGGTAGCTCTATTGAATTGCAAAAGGAGTGCTTGAAAAAATACAGGCATGTGCGAGAAAGACCTGGTCAAAGATCAGTGGGCAtcagaaagcttcaattttgacacatagAGCATCgtggcacttacgcccgtatgcgCTCACTTTTTCCCTAGGCCTACTTTCGGGTCTAACTAAACCAAAATCTTCTATAGGGACATGAGGTAAGGAGAAAAAAGTAGTTTAAGCCAataaactgattttcaaaaaatNNNNNNNNNNNNNNNNNNNNNNNNNNNNNNNNNNNNNNNNNNNNNNNNNNNNNNNNNNNNNNNNNNNNNNNNNNNNNNNNNNNNNNNNNNNNNNNNNNNNAAACAACCACAGCGGCAGGGCAAGATGAAATCACAAAGACAGGCCGGCAACCCCCTTGTGTGTCTTGAGGACTAGAAACGACCCAAGGATAACAGCTTTCTCACTTCTAGAGTTAAGATCCAGGTCCAGCGCCTTGACTACCCACTCCGCAGCTCtgtaaatgaaagtttttttgccAATCATCTAATTTTTCCTCACAATATTTAGGCGAAAATCTCTTCCATTTGTGAAAATGTAAGCTATACCAAATATAATTCGATTATGAAGATATTGGAAACTTAGAATCCGCGCCTGTCTTTACGGCGTGGGATATGCAATCATGGACTGGAAGAAATCAGTATCTTTTTTCAACTTCAGTATTTTTAACATCTAGTACAGTTCTCTTCAAAAAGTCTCTGCCTCATTGGTcttgggtggatttttgacagaaacaggtAGATCGCTGAAGAGACGATGCGTGGGCAtgaaactgttgattctccctgACAAATCTTTTCCTCTTCTGTATTCTCATTGCCTAACATGACAcccgtatttttttcaaaaatattctgctTGATTATCACCAGCTTTGAATTCTTCAGTGTGGTATTGTAGATACACAATCGTTAGGCAAACTTTCGAAACCTTTCGCATGAACGGTCCACCAGATGTTAGGTAATCAACCACACACTGAACACGGAACGCATTCTGTATCGACTTCAGCCAGGTCTTGGGGCTTAGGAGGAACCTGGATATTATTGATCCTTCTTGTCCCAAAATCCCAATCATCTCTCAGGAAGTGCCTGCTTTCCGCGAGTGTGGTTAATATTGCTACCTCCTCTTTGTCTGCAGCTTACTTATACAGCGATTGAGGAAGCCCTCCACTGATTGTGCATAAACGCTATTAAGTCTCCGTAAACAGGAATAATGCTTGCAACGTAGTAGTCTAGAAATTCATCCTTAAGTTGATTCGTTCACTCAATATGGGCGTTTCGCCGGTTCTTCGTCGTgtatttatctaaattattacCAGCACCCCAAACTTCAGGGTGATCGGCACTGTTTACCGACCCATTTGCGGATGCTTTGCGCGTTTGATCATTTTGAACCGCATCTACAACTTCTTGGTGTTTTTTTACATGGATTATCTTAATATCTATGCCAAACATTCAGAGCAACTGGTTTCAGATCTAAGGATTGCCGAAAAATACTTTCGGGAGATTAAAATGGAGTTTGGGTTAGAAAACAGCgccgaaattttttttgcaatgagGATCGCTTGCTATCATTTCCAAGGAATATAAGTCCGAAAACTTGAATCTGGAAtgatttgtctatttttaaaagtCACAAATTGAgaggctatttaaaaaaaaagagaaaggtttgatatttaaacatttttatcaatccTTTTACATTGATGACCTCTGAACCTTAGAATAAACCTTAAAATCGAGAATTAGTTAATAATAtgacataaaatttattattattaaaaattattgtgacaCTCGTAATACGCGCTTTATTAGgattaaatttaaactgaacttcaaaaagatatatttttaaaactaatttatctCCAAACTTCAACAGTGAAGCGAATTTCGAGTAAAcataatatagttttttatgtCGAGgtttttgactattttaaaaatcaatattaaaaaagtattgagtCCAGAATTTCACGTTCAAAGCATCATCATTTTTCCCTGATTTGgctaatcacttttttattttccctgacgaTTAATATTAAATGATCAATAGTGGAATCTTGTTACATTTTTCATATCTAGAATCATTAGTAAATAGAATAAAACAAATCTAAATTTAAgtgtcttaattaaaaatgtattatataccTTAATACAGTTGAGTTGGATTCCATTACTTTTTCTTTACacaaaatatacataaatatttgTACTGAATGTTCTTAAGATAGTAGAcacaatgtaatttttaatacatcCTAACCTTATGGGTAATAAAAATAGCTGatgtgaaaaattcttatttttaagataaacaaTCTCCATCTTTGCGCTCCATTTTAAGTGATAGATAAATCTGTGTAATCAGATACCAGTTAATATATAAGTGAATATACTCTACATATTTTTTGGTCAGCAttcatgtaattttcaaaatatttgtatgcAGTTCTATACGTCGACGTGCCTGTCTACAAAAATGAAGATCATCGCTCTGATCCTTACCTGCTTAGTTTACTTTGATTTTACATGTAagtatgatataatataatattaatattaataagaaatattaCGTTCTCTCAAAATATGGTTGCATTTTCATATATTATTGGTAGCTCTAGCCTAAACGACAGGAAATTGTTctattagtttatattttaacatttgtgaaATCAATGATATAACTAAAGACCTGACATGATAGAAGGTTTTGGCTTTAAATTTGTAGTCAGGAAATCAAAATCTACAGATATTTTATCCAGTTTAtaccaaattcataaatttcgattttttttaacaaaattaggtGCAGTGTTAAGAATCCGTAAAGAAAATCTACAAGCAGCCCAAGAGGATTTTATTGATGACCGAAGCGCCGTTTTTGTACAAATGCCAGGCGATCATGTTGTTACTGGAACTCTATACTATTTTGCTTCTCCAGAAGGTATTCCCAACTGGATGATATCAGGATCATTACCAGGATCTTCAGTTGTTTCACCACAACATGTTTTTCTATACATGCCAGGTTACCGTCACAAGTTTGCGAAAGCCAATCTCAAACTAATTCTCCATCAAAAAAATGATACTAATATTCAAgggttcaactgttttgtcaaatCTAAGCATGCTGTTTTAAAAGCACATCTTCTACCTCAACCTGAACGAATTTTGTTGCCTTCAACCCCATACATTTATGTACGAATTCCAGTTTTCGGCTCAGTTTCCGATACCGTTTACGCGGGAGAACTAGAACATCTTGCGCAGCAGAATACTCCTAATTGGCTTCAATCAGAAAACTGAATATTAAGAACTACTATAGATAttccaaaattaaacattttatgacaACTCGCCTTTACGAATTTGATCTTAATAAAGGCTTTTGAAACGTttgtaaaagtgttttttttcgaGGCGCGTAAAAAATCTTTTAGCAGTTAGAGTCCACATTTATCTAGTGTGTGGGATATTCACTCACTAAAAAGCactattctttttttatgttAGTAGAGATCCAACTCAGGAACAgttttcgcattacttcagagtGATACCGTTTTCTGATCACCCAGGGGTTCCGCTGCTTTATTTGTATGATTTTGTCGGCTTAATTGGCTCTCGGTGCGTCTTCTTGAGATTTTTTCTTTTGGGATGCCTCTATGAAAGCAGCACACATCATGCTCCCTAGATGCTTAGACTGCTTGCCACTTGAGAAATCTTAAAGTGTTTGGTTTTTTTCGCCGAATAATTTTGTGGCTTCTAATTAGTGTTGCCGTTGAGCGAGGCTTCGACGTTTTCAAGGTCAGCCAAGACGAGCCTTACGTGCCGGCTTTGATCGATCTTCTTGgatcttccttgaaaatttcgaATCCTCTAAATTCAAGGGTTAGGATTGTCTTGTGGAGGCTTGATTTTTCACTGCTAGATATGGAAACACCAACATTGAATAAAAATCCCGTACTCTGAGTCTCCAGACTTCCTAAGCATTATCGGCAGGGGTCTTTTGGCTTTAAGCTGGTTAAAAGTACAAatgcaattcttttaaatttttgagttcACAATACAAGACTCTGACCTACACTCTGTCTTCTGCAAGGAATCGTACAAAAAAAGACTCTTTTTCATTCAGTCTTTGCCGCACAGAGgggcaaaataaacaaaattctagCGTCGATTCAAttctaaacgaattttaaaaaaaaggctaAATACTTCAAAGAATGCCCACtaaatatacaatttatataaCTGTGACttattgattctttaaaaaaaattaaacagggTTGAAATCTAAATGAACAAAttgcaaaaactaaaaaatgcagACAGAACCgtaaatcaaaaaatgtaaatacctaCATATATTAATTCTATACCTTTCAAAGCTAGATTTCCAAACCGTAGACCATAGATCTACAAATCCGATCTTGCAAACCCTGCACACTTAAATAATACGCTCATAAACCTTTGATAGTCAAATATTGCCCGTCAAACCCTAGACCATCAAACCCTAGATCCTCAAATCCTGGACTCTGAAACATGAACATGAACCTTAGGCACTTGAATCCTTTACCATCATACGTAAGACTTTCAAACCCTGGGCTCCTAAGCCATAGAGCATTAAACCATAGTTGCATAAACCATTTATCTACAAACCTTAACATCACAAACCTTGCAAGCCTATACAGTACACTTGTAAACCTTTGAAAGTCAGACCATTAAACTTAAGATTTTGAAACCCTAGGTTCCTAAACCATAGATCCACAAACAAATCCACAAACAAGTCAA includes:
- the LOC117173409 gene encoding uncharacterized protein LOC117173409, with amino-acid sequence MKIIALILTCLVYFDFTCAVLRIRKENLQAAQEDFIDDRSAVFVQMPGDHVVTGTLYYFASPEGIPNWMISGSLPGSSVVSPQHVFLYMPGYRHKFAKANLKLILHQKNDTNIQGFNCFVKSKHAVLKAHLLPQPERILLPSTPYIYVRIPVFGSVSDTVYAGELEHLAQQNTPNWLQSEN